The sequence CCAGTTTCATGTTCAGCACTATTATGAtcattgagagagagagaggaagaatCCATCTTTATAATTACCTTCATATTTGCTAGATAAATCAACAAATACTaactttggggggggggggggggggggggggggacaaaTGTAGGAAAAAACAAAAGTGGCGTCTGGTACACCTAAACAATATGCTGTGCTACTGAAATATATGTAGCAATTGTAACAATCCCCCCACctctttttttttttaaaaaaaacaaagGATTGACAATAATAAGTCATCAACAACCAGATATCAACGATTACAACTCTCAATGCACTCTATGATACTATGAGAGCGACTTTGGGATTCCATGTCCACACgattaaatttattattttaaataaCTATTGAGGAAGGGAATACTCACATGAGAAGCAATGAAATAGGCAAATAGATTTAAACCAAATCCCCACCATATCGATCCAAAGATGTAACCCGTCACCTTCTGCATTTTCCTCATGATGTGTATACTATGGTAGACCTTGGGGAGAAATTGAAATATGAACATGAGTAGCAGTATCGTCATGATAAGCCTAACACGTTCTTCCCTAATTAACTTTGGTATAACCAACCAGAAGATGACCTGCAGAATTGGATGGAGCGCCTTGTTGAGAAAACAGAAGTTATAAAGTAAAACAATTCTATATTAggttgtttggtttgaggaatgagctagtctatcatcttctcatttctcacttttttgtttggtttgtggaatgaaatgagttgatccatcatcacctcattccttatagttagttagttagtactaatatgaggaataaggtcatcccaccaaatttgaagaatgtacccatgatgcaccaccacattttggatggagtgattcctcaaaccaaacaccccctatgtTTCTTTGCGAACCTTGACATAAAAAGAAAATCTCGAGAACATACAAAAACGTAAAGAAAACTGTTATATTCCACCTTCAGTGTCCTTCATGCAGATGATTGGCATGTGTGATAATTAAAGCCCGCAATACAATTCCATTTTTTTTCTCAGAAAGGTGTTGTTCAACTGGTGCCTAAAATGTAATGATAGTATACTAATCAATTTTTTTATAACATTGAGGtggcttctttctttctctttgaagATAAATATGTAGGGACAGTGGCAACATAAGTAAAAGCTGGATCCACAGCTCCTGCCAAATCACGGTTAGTCCCCCTTCTCAAAATTTCCAATTATATAGCTGATTGCGTAATGCTTGTGTTAATTGACTTAAATAAATAAGCTTCGCTCTATATGTTTTGAATCCGGGACCCGCCGCTGCGTAAGGAAAGCGTCGAAAAATAATGTAGAGAAAGGAACATGTGTGGCTTGAAACTCTTGTGTAAGAAAAAGAACATGTGGGAATGGCTGAGCTCTAAACAACAAGTCATGTTGACTCCTGAACAATCAGTTAGGCCCTTTAGAACAATAATAAGTTGAATTGTTTTTGTAAGGATAAACAATATAATATAACCCATTAATTGATGTGGAAAGGATAGAGTTAACAATTTCTGCCCATGACCGGTCCAAATAAGCATGTCCACACACGCCTTGCAGCCATGCCCCACACAAAATTGATAGGTGCAATCATGAGAAACAAAAACGAATATGTATTCTTATATTATGCGACAAAAACTAGCTGTCACTTGAAGGAATTACGCATGACCATCTGAATGGCAAAGACTACTATGAATAGTTAGGAGAAAGAATCcaatgacatgaacataaatcagACAAGTTTCCCTAGAAGGCTAGAACAAAAGCCACGTAAGAGTCTAGGCTTACTAACTCTCCAGCGGTGTCAGATCTGAAATGAAAATGCCCTCTCATCTCACCATGAGGAATCTGGTTGGCCGGTGGATCATATCACACTTGTGATGCCAAAAGGCCCACCCTACCATGAGCAAAGAGCACTTTGCTGATACGCGTCCGGCGTCCCGAACTACTACGTATTGTTTTCTATCCAGTTTTCTATCGCACTGTATCTATGGTCATTTTCAAGTACTAGTCCTACTATAATGATGCTGTTTCTTTTTTTTTCACTCTGCATGATTGCAACCATGGTCATATTTAAGTAATACTTACCGCCGCCAATCATTGCGTCACACCATTATCGATCCGTACTAGTCGTTCCGGAAGCCCATCAGACTCTTTTATCGTCACCTGAATTCTCCGTCCCAGCAATCACTAGAAACCGCAGCCAGCATTGCACATTACCCAGCATCACTGTCACTCTCCAGCGGCCGAAACATGCATTTTTTTAACACATCAGCTCCCTGCTGGACACTGTTGTACCTGCAACGTACTCGTGTCGTGTGCCCTGCACACCGCTGCAGTTCCGACAAGGACTGCGAAGGGCGTTGTGCGCTGTCTCAGAACGGGATAATGGGCATGTCCATGATTTTGGGAGCGTTTGATCCATCTGACCCTCACCTACAGTGCTACAGCGTCTGGGTGTACGCTCGAAACGTTTATTTGCCGGGGGGGTTTTTTTCCAGTGAGAAGGAAATGGTAGAGTGAGTTCGGGGGGCAGGTGGATTCCAGTGTCGGCAGCTGACTCACCTGCGGGATGGGGAGGATGACGAAGAGGTCGAAGCAGAGGCCCTTGACGGAGCGGGCGTAGTGCGCGGCGATGGCGCGGGCGTCCCAGACGAGCTTGCCGCACCCGACGACGAGGGACTCGCGGGAGACGTAGGCGAGGCGGAACTGCAGGAGCACGTGCGCGAGGTGCGCGACGTCGGCGCAGGTCCGGAGCGCGGTGACCGCGGCGGCGAGGCCGGCGTCCAAGTAGAGGCAGGGCCGGCCGGCGCGGCCGATGGAGAGCGCGTAGAAGAAGAGCGGGTCCAGCGccagcgcggcggcgcggccgagCAGGATCCAGCGGTTCCAGCGCTGCACGCGCTTGCTGCGCGGGTCCAGCACGGGCCCGAACAGCCACCGCGCCGCGtgctgcgccgccgccgccgccggctggGCCTGCTGCTGCGCCTGGACCGGCACCAGCGAGGACCCCGCGTCGGCGTCCCAGTCCGGCGAGTGCACCTGGTCGCAGGCCGTGGAGTGGAACGCCGGCACCCCGGGCTGCGTGCACGCGTAGCACTCCCCGGACGGCGCCCCCGCCGACCGGCCGCTCagtccgccgctgcctccggccTCCTCGTCCCGCGCCACGCCCGGGCTCCCCCGGACTCCACCATCGCACGCTCGCGCGAGAAGCCTTTGCTCAGGGAAACAAACAGACAGACGCAACTCAGGATCGATAACAGACACTCGGTTCCTTCGAGCGATGAAGTGGAGGCGAGCATGAACCTCGCGGGGAGGTAGCGGCGGAGGAATGCGAGCGGAGGCATCTCGTCCCGACCACGGCGGGGACCATGAAAGGGCGGCTCCGGGAGCTAGAGCTAGCCGTGCGCGCCGGCGCGATGGAGAGAGGGAAGCGCGGTCCAGTAGCTAGCGAGCAGTGAGCGGCGGAGCAGAGCTAGCCTGCTGCTGGCGCCTGGCGATCGGCGTGGGATGGATGGGGCAAGTAAAGAGGACAGAGATGGAGGGTACAACTGCGCCGGGGCCCAAGGACGTGGCGCGTACGTGCGCCGTCCTTGTGCACCGATGCCGCGGTGGTGCCGAGCCCTTGGCTCCCCGGAACGGCTACGCAGACACGGCTACACCTACCGGATTGACTCGAGCAATTGTTCGTAGTGGGGCCACCGGGTTCCTGGCACAGGTGAGCCGGGCACATCACAATAATGGTGATGATCGCGCTAGGGGTTCGCGTCCGATTGGGATGATCCGATTTTGTACCCGGCGCCGATATTTATATTTGCCATTTTCCCGTGATGTCAACAACAAATGGCTGTCTCACTTCTCGTTAACACTTAACACCATGTATGTAGTTAGTACGTACCTAACACGAATCATGAGATGGGCTAGTGGTAATATGTAGTAGTAGCCATAGCAAAGATGCACGTCCATATACGGAAAAGGCACCAGATGGCTACAACACGGCCGTGTTTCCGCAGCTACGCAGGGCACCTGCGTTTTTTCCCCCTTCTGCTCTTGTGCGGCGGAGACCGGAGAGAGGGCTTCTTTGGATTACAGGAATTGAAAAATATAGGAATAGGAAAAATGTAGGATTGTATGTGCAAATCAGAGGATTGAAAAACGTAGTAATATTGAGTGGAAGGTTGTTTGGTTGGGGCAAGGAAAAAACGAAGGGTTCATTTTGCATGAATGTCAAGCTTGGATAAAAACAATATCAAATGGGTGTTTTGTATGTGTTTTTCTCTATTTAAATTTGGGTAGGACAAGCCATAATGGACCATTAGTTGCTAGCATTAGCATTCCACTTCTCGTGCTTCGCGTGTAGGAATTTTTCCAAGAGCTCTGAGTGAATGTTAGAAATCCTATGGAATCAACACATGAAGAGATAAAATCCTATGGAATATAATTGGTGCATCATGCCAGCCAAACTATAGGATAGGAAACTTTCCTATTCCAGCATTATTCCTTCAAAATTCCTGTAATCCAAAGAAGCCCAGAGTGGGCTTGACGCAAATGCTACGACGGTGATGCCGCGCCAAGACGACCAATTAGGCAAAGGAAAGTACTGTAACTGATGCATTTTTTTCGCCCTTTTTGTCTGATGTGGCGGGATGAGGCGGCGAGCGTGACCCGGTGGCCCGTGAGCCCGCCGTGCATGGGCTCGGTCCATGTGGGCGAGATGGAATGCCATCTTATTACAGGCGCtgaggtgcatgtgggcctggaGCCTCGCATGCTTGGTACACAGACTGGGCCGGTGGGGCCTAGCTCTGAAGCTTGGCTGGGCCTGAAATGGTTGTCATCTGTGAAAGCTTCTACTATCCCTTTTTTTAATATAGTACCAAACATCTATTCTTTACTTCAGGCAGTGCGCGCGCTGCAGCTCTACGTTTTTGTCCTTGCCTCGCCCTTATTAAGAGAGAATGCAAAAAGGTTGCTAAGTTCCTAACAGTTTGCTTCACTCATCTCAAGAGTTAGTTCCTAGCTGAACAAAGAAATGGATAACAATCTTTCTATTCTCCGGCAACTTATCAGTTTTAAGACAGaatgcaaatggtgaaatttcagAGAAGAATTGTAATTTTCTTTTCATAGAGGGTCAATATCTTTGAATCCATTGGAAACTATTGAAACTTTTTATGCGTTATAATGGATAGGCACAACCAAAACTAGTAGAAGAGCTCAGCAGCAGGCAACTCAGACACGTGCATATAGGTATGTCGGTTATTTTGCTTGGCCAGCAAGATAGAGAAAACAAAGTGGTCAACTGTAGACTGAATGATTGTGAAGATAACATTTTTCTTTGGGAAAAAAATAGACCTACAAATTTGCTGATGTATGGTCTGATGCAACACCTATAAATATGCACACCCGATGGACCAATCTGGTTATACCCACCCCACCCACAAGGAGCAGCAAACATTGACCCCACAAACTGTCTGTAGCTAGCCACAACAGGAACAACCTTCATGGCTTCTGCTGCTCCTAAACCTCATGTCATGGTGCTACCCTTGCCCGCACAAGGTCATGTCATTCCACTCATGGAGTTGTCCCATAGGACTAACGCAAGGTGAACATACAGAGGGTCATTAGGACTAACCGATTGATAGCGCTTGCAGAGGCCATCATCTGCAACACGTTTAGAGAAGTAGAACCTGAAGCGTTGTGGGCTCTCCTACCCAACGCATTACCTGTAGGTCCACTGGTAGTGCCGATGTCAAAGCCGACTACTGGTCATTTTTTCTCTGAAGATCTGACCTGCCTCACCTGGCTTGATACGCAAGCCCCTGGCTCCGTCATATACGTGGCATTTGGGAGCTCTACTGTCTTTGACGCGACAAGGTTTCATGAACTCGCCAATGGACTTGTGCAATCCGGCTGTCCGTTCATATGGGTGGTTCGGCCAAACTTCGCCGAAGAAATCGACGAGGATTGGTTCAACAACCGATTCAAGCGAAGTGTCATTAATGGGAAGGGACTGATCGTTACTTGGGCTCCCCAGCAAAGGGTACTGTCGCACCCTTCAGTCGCTTGCTTCGTGACACACTGTGGGTGGAACTCCACGATGGAAGCTGTGCTGCACGGTGTCCCATTCTTGTGCTGCCCCTACTTCGCTGACCAGTTCTGCAACCAGAGCTACGTGTGTAATGTGTGGAAGACAGGCCTGAAGCTTTGTTCCAATGAGCAAGGGGTCGTCACAGGGGAGGAGATCAAGGAAAAGGTCGTGCAGCTGCTGAGGGATGAGGATATCAAGGCGAGGGTAGCTATGTGGAAGAACATAGCATGTGCAAGCATCAGAGAGGGAGGATCCTCTCATGCGAACTTGCTCAGACTTGTGGATTTGCTACAGGAAGGATGATGTTCCAGAATCTAGACTCAGGTGCCACATACAGGCTTAGTGAAATACTGCAGAGTTTGGTTCTGTGACTTCCCTTTTGTACGTAGGTTACCTTAGACGTGGAATGGCGCTCCACGCCATTGAGACTAGTGTACTTGGTAACCGATGTAGCCACACGTACTGTAGAGTATCCACAAGTACGCCAACAGCCCCAACATGGGTACAGCAACATCTTTTGACCGTAACATTGTCTCTCGCAATAAATGTAAAAGCACAAAAATCTTAACTTAACCATTCAGTGATGTATCGTCGACTTGGTCAGGCCTGTATAATACTTATAAAGACAACTTGGGGAGTGTCAGCGGCTCCTGTATAATACTTACCGCCCTAGGGTCTAGGCCTAGGCGGTATGAGGCTTGATCTTCAGGGATGCCTTGATGGCATGAAGGTAGGATTATTTTAAATCTGTCTTTTGCTAATGGGGGTACTAACGTTGTTTTACCAATATCAGCATGCCTTTCACGGATACGGATAGCACTAGAGGAAATATGGGGACTTGGTGAGTACAGTCGACGACCGAAGATAGCAGCACTTCACACACCCCAAGGCCCAACCCAAACCATGTACAAGTTGGATTCTGGCCATGGAGTGAGAATGGTTTTCGATATCAGTTCGGCCcagggtatatatataagaatgaagttTGGGGTCAGGTTGGGCTTCTATTAGATCTGTGGCTCCTTGCGGCCTGGTCAATGCCCATTTCTCGGTCAAATCCACATCATTGACGCTCCAACGAAAATGAAGTCTCGTCTGACGCTTGGGGCCTTCCATGTTATAGTCAGCCAACTCTATTTTCTCAGGTACCTGAGAAAGAGTAAGAACACCTGCGTTCCAGTATACCATCCTTCCATGCAGTAGTAATCCCCCCTCTAAAAAAGTATGATGATGTCGAGCGTAGTTCACGCGTGTCTGTAACTCTGGAGGATGTGTCTGATGCTTGTTCTTTAGTCTGAGACACTGGGAACAAACCGTTCCATTGGTCCTAATCCCACCGAATTGCTCTTTTTTTTatagaaagaagaaaataaaaaacaCTGGATCTGGATCCTCCAGCGTACAGCAAGCGGTTCTCGACGTCCCTACCGGTCCAACCCGCGTCGCACCCTGTACGTGCCCAGGAACCAGCGCCATGCCCGTGCGGCAGCGACCGCCGCAGAGCAGGTGGAGGGAGCGGCCAGTCGGTAGCAACTAGCAGGGCGACCCAGCTAGCAACCCAACCCAATGGGCATTGGGCGGGCCGTGGCAGATGCCGTCGGTCGGATCGGCACGCGTAAAGACTAAAGAATGGAAAGACGCGTCGAGCCAGCCAGCACTCCCGAATCCCTCGATTCCCCGTGCACGCGGTGGCCTCCTCTGGACCGTATCGTGAGGAAGGTCCATCGTCAAAGCCTCAACGGGGACCGGATCGGAGCGGGGGTGCGACCGTGCGAGGCAGCTTCCGACGGTCGGCCTATGCGCTGCCCTGCCCTCGAGCTTCGAGGCTGCTGGCGTTCATACCACCCCCATGTCGCGCACGTAGGCACACGTGGCTCGCCTAACTTTGCCGTCGCGATCTCTGGTGCCCGACACGACGACTACTTGTCCCTCGCGGTACATTCATTCCAGGTCATGTGATCCAGAGATCCTTTTTTCTCAAACTGAAAGCCTAAACACTAGCAGAGAGTGCGGTGCAGCTCTTCCAGACAATGCCAACGACAGTGCAGAAGAGCGGCAGGACAGCCGTACCACGCGTTCCTTTCGGCGTccgtgcagtgcagtgcagtgcaaCGAACGAATTGTGTTCCTTCCGCTCCAGCACACCACACCACACATGTGTTCGCTCGGCTGTCGGTTGATGCGTCATGCCATCCATGTCTGCTCCCTCCCCTTTGGCGGCTTTGGCCTGCCTAACCGATGTGCGATGTGTGCGTTGGTCGTTGGACGAATGAAACCGAGTAACCGATGCCCGCTCCTAACTCTGCCGAACCGGAGGCCAACGAGATGGCTTGCTGGACTCGCACGACAGCTACCCGAATCTCCCGGCTTCTTGACGGAGTGGCTCCGCCCGCGCGTCTCGGCTCATGTCACGGCAGCCGCCAGGTCGTCGTCCTCGCCCTCGGGGTCCATTTTTTTAGGCATGCGCGCGCATTGCCAAACATTCGTCTCCCAGGAGACTAGAGCCATGCAAGAAAAATGTGAGTCAGGGTTCGGTGTAACGGTGCGTTCAGTTCCGTCCTGAAACGATGTCGACTAGTAAGGAAAATAGTGCAAAATGTTGGAAATGGTTGATTTCATTTTCATGTAAAGAGCAGGCTGCAGGCCTGAAATTTCGCCAAGAGTCTGAAAGAGACGATCTATAGATCTTGTATGGGATGGCTCAACAAAACCTTTTCGCGTTGTGTTTTTTTTTTAGTTTAAACTTTTTTGTAGTGTTGAAGATACTTTTTTGCCAGATATCTTCTTTAACTGCACGCAACAAAAAGGAAATGACGCTCTAAAAAATGCAAGCGATACGATAGTATGTATGGTACGCGGTAGCTCTGCACCTTTACTCTCTCCGTTTATACCGTAAACACTGGAAACAGACGAAATCTGGCATCTGTCGGAGAAACCGCGAGAACCGGCTGAAGTCGACGTCGCTCTCCATCAGGCAGCCGGTAACGCAGAGACCCCACTTCTCCCTCCTCGGCTCCTCGCTCGCTGCTCCGATCCGTGCTCGCCGTCGTTTCCCTCGTGCGCCCCTGCCTGTAGCGGTAGGTGGTTGCCATGCCATGGCCTGATTGCGTTTCCTGGTCTCGCGTGATAACCACTCAAAGTCGAATCGCCGGCTTTCCTTGGGTTGGTTGCCTCCGCGGCGGTTGCAACCGATTTCGGGTGGAGGGCCATGCCGCGTGATGGTACTG is a genomic window of Zea mays cultivar B73 chromosome 5, Zm-B73-REFERENCE-NAM-5.0, whole genome shotgun sequence containing:
- the LOC103627978 gene encoding UDP-glycosyltransferase 84A1, whose product is MSKPTTGHFFSEDLTCLTWLDTQAPGSVIYVAFGSSTVFDATRFHELANGLVQSGCPFIWVVRPNFAEEIDEDWFNNRFKRSVINGKGLIVTWAPQQRVLSHPSVACFVTHCGWNSTMEAVLHGVPFLCCPYFADQFCNQSYVCNVWKTGLKLCSNEQGVVTGEEIKEKVVQLLRDEDIKARVAMWKNIACASIREGGSSHANLLRLVDLLQEG